GGTGATTTGTTTCATAAAGGGGAACGGGTAGGAGCTGACGCTCAAATCAGTAAGCCAGAGATCGGACAGCTTGTCACGATGCTTGATGAGCTGCTTGGCGTCGAATAGTTGATAATCATCATGCAGAACACCTCCGATTTTTAATCATTGGGAGGTGTTCTGCATTTTATGTTTTATAGTACAGGATTGAATGGTCATAAAAAACTGAAAAATCTGAATGAAAAGCAGTTGTTTTAAAACAACGGTTGATTTATATATTTTGTTATATTACAATGATGGAAATACATGATTGGGGGCGGAACAGCATGATGATTTCCAGTGTTGAATTTTTTGAAAATCTACCACCAAAAGAATGTGCGAGCTGCGGGGATGTCATTGATGAAATGCATGAATGTTACGGAAACGATTGTCAAACGTGCGCAGAGGAAAAAGTCCTTTAATATCGTCCAATCAACGAATGCACTTCATATTGATGAAGTGCATTCGTTAATTATGATCGCGGATTGATGAAGACGTCATAAATTAAAAACACAGAGGCTGCCTGAGATGCAGCCTCTGTGTTCGTATATTAAATCATAGGTGTTTCGTGTTTGACTTTCAGCTTGTTCCAGCGACGATCGACTTCGTTGACGAAATCATCGTAAATCGCTTTGTTCTCTTCTTTGAGGAGGTGCTTGGTTTTACCCATGTAACCGAGCCATTCTGAAAGCTCTACACGCTTGTTCTTTGCTTCAGGATCGTACGTGATGTTTGTTTCCCCCTGCTCGATTTCATAGAGCGGGAAGAAGCAGGATTCGACGGCAGCTTTCATGATTTTTTCACCGTCACGGTCGTTGCTCTTCCAATTGAGCGGGCAGGTGATGAGAATTTTACCATACACAAGGCCTTCATTTTGTGCATACCACTGTGCCTTTGCTGCTTTCTTGATCAGGTCCTGAGGATATGCTTCAGTACCTGTGAAAACGTAAGGAATATTTGTGGATGCCATGATTTGCGCGGTGTCTTTATGGTGGAAGGCTTTACCCTGCTGTTTTTTGCCGACGCCTGTCGTACTTGTCATGTGACCGATTGGCGTTGAATAAGACATTTGGGAACCAGTGTTCATATAGCCTTCATTATCATACTCAAGAATAATCATTTTGTGATTTCTCAAAGCTGTACCAATGGCCGATCCCATTCCGATATCCATACCGCCGTCACCGGTGATCATCACAAATGTAAAGTCATCATCAATATCCACTTCGCCACGCTCTTTCATTTCAAAGAATGCTTCAACTGTACCTGACAAGGTAGCCGGGCCACTTTGGAACAGATTGTGAATCATTGTTTGCTTGTGCGAGCTGTGTGGGTAGGCTGATGTGACAACATAGCCGCAACCCGTGTGGAACAGGATGACCGCGTCTCCTTCAATGCCTTTGAAGAAGAGCTCAAGACCCGGGAAGATCCCGCAGCCCGGACATGCCCCGTGGCCGGAAGCAAAGCGTTTCGGTTTACTGGTCAACTGACGCAGTGGCGGAATGCGCACCTTCAGTTTATTAGTCTCTTCGTCCTGCTTGACATTGATTAACCCGGAATTGTAGCTTTCAACCGTCATCGGTTCAATAACCGGCTGGAGTTCAAGTTCCTTGTTACCTGGCGTATGGCCGTAGTAGTCAAAGTTCTTCACAGTTGACGGATCTTCTGTAGCATCGATGGCCATTTGGAAAAATGCTTCTGCATCATCGGAATAGAAGTCCTTACCACCCATACCGAATACACGGCTGATGACTTTTGTCTGATTATCAAGATCTTCCTGAAGTGCAGACTTGAGTTCGTGAGACAGGTTGGCACCATTTCCGCCATAAGAATCAGCACGTTCACCGATTAGAACGGTTTTGACATTCTTGAACACTTCCCGAATGTCATCGGCAGGGAATGGTCGGATGATGTTCGGGCTGACGACACCTGCTTTAACTCCTTTTGCACGGAGCTTATCGACAACATCTTTTGCCGTTTCGGCAGCTGAGTTCAACAGGAAGAGGGCGACTTCTGCATCTTCCATGCCATACGTGTCAAGGATGTCATAGCTTCTTCCTGAAATTTGCTCATATTCTGCAGCGACCTCTTTATAGACGTCATAAGCTTTATAGAGCGCTTCAGACTGCTGGAAATGGTTATTCGTTAAGTCATTGCCATCCATGTGTGCACCGATTGTGACAGGGTTGTCTTTATCGATGGAAACCGGGTATCCTTTTGGTGCTTCACCAACGAACGACTGCACGGTTTCTCTCTCTTTGAACATGTTGACACGGCGCTTCTGGTGAGAGGTGAAGAACCCGTCATAAGCAACAATAACCGGGAGACGGACTTCAGAGTTTTCTGCAATTTTAAGAGCCATGATGTTCATGTCATAGACAGCCTGAGGCGTTCTGGCTGTGAGAATAACCCATCCTGTATTCAGACCGTAATAAAGATCTGAGTGATCACCGCGAATATCGAGCGGGCCACTGACAGCGCGTGTAACCAGGTTCAGGACCATTGGAAAGCGAAGCCCTGACTGAACCGGCAGCTGTTCGATCATATAGAGGAACCCGTTGGCACTGGTCGCGTTAAAGACCCGTGCACCTGTTGTGGCGGCTCCAAAACAGATGCCGGCAGAACCGTGTTCACCGTCGGCTGCGATCAATTCAATATCATGCATGCCTTTTGATGCCATCATGTCCAGATACTGAGCGACTTCGGTAGAAGGTGTAATCGGGAAATATCCCATTAAGTGATAGTTGATTTGCGCTGCCGCCATGGCAGCCATTTCGTTACCTGATTCGAACGTTTCAACCTGTTCGTTAGATACTTTTTTTACATTTTCCTCTGTCATTGCCATTATTTCATACCCCCTGCAACGTATGGAAAGTTGTGTTTCACCTGATTGTCTTCTGCATAGCCCTTCTCTTCAACAAGATCTGCAAGTGCATCTGTCGGACAAGCGTCCACGCATTTCAGACAGCCTTTGCAGTATTGATAATCAATTCCCTTAAGGAACATTTGCGGACGTCCTTTTTTGTCTTCGCCCTGTTCCCAGACAAAGCAATAATCCGGGCAGACTGTGTCACAGGCGGCACAGTGAATACAGGATTCTTCTTTGTATTCAGGCAGAAAGCCGATACGCGAACCGCTTAAATCTTTTTGAATGCTGTTGGCCTGAGCGGTGATAATCCCACCCATCACCTGTGTTTCATAACCGAGTCGCGGCTGAACACGGGTAAACTCTCTGCTCTCTGCATCGGCAGGTGCTTCGTATTTCTTAAACGTCACTTCATTGTATCCACGGTCAAATGTGCGGATATTCGGTTCAACGAGGTGTGGGTATTTCTTTTCAAACGTTTTGCGAATGACATTTCGCATATAGTCAGGATCCAGGAAATCAAGGATACGATAGAGAGCGCCGAGCATTGCCGTATTAACTTTTGTCTTTTCTTCATTGGCTATTTTTAAAGCATCGACGGCAGCAATCGTGCCATATTCCACTTTCAGATCATTTCGGATTGTATCAAAATCGCTCTGTGTGTTAACAAGGACTACCCCGTCCGCTGTTAAACCGCTTACGACATCGACCATTTTATAAAGTGCTTCATGGAATACACCAAT
This genomic window from [Bacillus] selenitireducens MLS10 contains:
- a CDS encoding 2-oxoacid:acceptor oxidoreductase family protein, whose protein sequence is MSILPKKNELGFFEIRLESIGGLGANLAGKMLAEAGVQGLGLNGANFSSYGSEKKGSPVKSFVRFCESDVEIRDHAPIEQPHVIGVFHEALYKMVDVVSGLTADGVVLVNTQSDFDTIRNDLKVEYGTIAAVDALKIANEEKTKVNTAMLGALYRILDFLDPDYMRNVIRKTFEKKYPHLVEPNIRTFDRGYNEVTFKKYEAPADAESREFTRVQPRLGYETQVMGGIITAQANSIQKDLSGSRIGFLPEYKEESCIHCAACDTVCPDYCFVWEQGEDKKGRPQMFLKGIDYQYCKGCLKCVDACPTDALADLVEEKGYAEDNQVKHNFPYVAGGMK
- a CDS encoding transketolase C-terminal domain-containing protein, encoding MAMTEENVKKVSNEQVETFESGNEMAAMAAAQINYHLMGYFPITPSTEVAQYLDMMASKGMHDIELIAADGEHGSAGICFGAATTGARVFNATSANGFLYMIEQLPVQSGLRFPMVLNLVTRAVSGPLDIRGDHSDLYYGLNTGWVILTARTPQAVYDMNIMALKIAENSEVRLPVIVAYDGFFTSHQKRRVNMFKERETVQSFVGEAPKGYPVSIDKDNPVTIGAHMDGNDLTNNHFQQSEALYKAYDVYKEVAAEYEQISGRSYDILDTYGMEDAEVALFLLNSAAETAKDVVDKLRAKGVKAGVVSPNIIRPFPADDIREVFKNVKTVLIGERADSYGGNGANLSHELKSALQEDLDNQTKVISRVFGMGGKDFYSDDAEAFFQMAIDATEDPSTVKNFDYYGHTPGNKELELQPVIEPMTVESYNSGLINVKQDEETNKLKVRIPPLRQLTSKPKRFASGHGACPGCGIFPGLELFFKGIEGDAVILFHTGCGYVVTSAYPHSSHKQTMIHNLFQSGPATLSGTVEAFFEMKERGEVDIDDDFTFVMITGDGGMDIGMGSAIGTALRNHKMIILEYDNEGYMNTGSQMSYSTPIGHMTSTTGVGKKQQGKAFHHKDTAQIMASTNIPYVFTGTEAYPQDLIKKAAKAQWYAQNEGLVYGKILITCPLNWKSNDRDGEKIMKAAVESCFFPLYEIEQGETNITYDPEAKNKRVELSEWLGYMGKTKHLLKEENKAIYDDFVNEVDRRWNKLKVKHETPMI
- the yhfH gene encoding protein YhfH; translation: MISSVEFFENLPPKECASCGDVIDEMHECYGNDCQTCAEEKVL